In Cupriavidus basilensis, one genomic interval encodes:
- a CDS encoding glutathione binding-like protein: MIDVYSWPTPNGHKIHIMLEECGLAYKVHPINIGAGDQFGEDFLKISPNNKIPAIVDPDGPDGKPISLFESGAILLYLAGKTGKFLPEDVRGKYDALQWLMFQMGGVGPMLGQAHHFRMYAPQQIEYAINRYTNEAKRLYGVIDKQLSEHAWLAGSEYSVADIATFPWLRSWQNQGVELDDYPHLKRWFLEIAGRPAVQRGVAVLAQERKPLSGDKEREILFGATQYQRR, translated from the coding sequence ATGATCGACGTCTACAGCTGGCCCACGCCCAACGGCCACAAAATCCACATCATGCTCGAGGAGTGCGGCCTCGCGTACAAGGTCCACCCCATCAATATTGGCGCCGGCGACCAGTTCGGCGAGGACTTCCTCAAGATCAGCCCGAACAACAAGATCCCGGCAATCGTCGACCCCGACGGCCCGGACGGCAAACCCATCTCGCTGTTCGAGTCCGGCGCGATCCTGCTCTACCTCGCCGGCAAGACGGGCAAGTTCCTGCCCGAGGACGTGCGCGGCAAGTACGACGCGCTGCAATGGCTGATGTTCCAGATGGGCGGCGTCGGCCCGATGCTTGGCCAGGCGCATCATTTCCGCATGTATGCGCCACAGCAGATCGAGTACGCCATCAACCGCTACACCAACGAGGCCAAGCGCTTGTACGGCGTCATCGACAAGCAATTGTCGGAACATGCCTGGCTGGCCGGCAGCGAATACTCCGTGGCGGATATCGCAACCTTCCCGTGGCTGCGCAGCTGGCAGAACCAGGGGGTGGAGCTGGACGACTACCCGCACCTCAAGCGCTGGTTCCTTGAGATCGCCGGGCGGCCCGCCGTGCAGCGCGGCGTCGCGGTGCTGGCGCAGGAACGCAAGCCGCTGAGCGGCGACAAGGAGCGGGAAATCCTGTTCGGCGCCACGCAGTACCAGCGCCGCTGA